A part of Sulfurimonas sp. HSL-1716 genomic DNA contains:
- the speA gene encoding biosynthetic arginine decarboxylase, with amino-acid sequence MFFEGENVRNYGIDIWGNDNFIVKNGEVCINHGCKPSIIDITQKVRASGLRGPLILRFEHLIKKQIDTLFNSFSNAIGENNYNGKFNAVFPLKVNQFPNVVEAITQSGKDRGYGLEAGSKAELFLAMSYTPLGYPITVNGFKDTELIELGFIAAHSGHNITITIEGLGELETILDVAASCNLTMPNIGIRLRLHSSGSGTWAKSGGMDAKFGLTSTEILEAMQLLRDFDKMAHFKMLHFHIGSQMSDISPLKRALREAGNIYAELKKMGADELDSINIGGGLAVEYSQHKSESAKNYSIEEFANDVVFLLREVSNSKSVEHPNIYTESGRFIVASHAVLVTPVLELFTQDYQMKHVKIKEKNPPLIEELRELYDLLNPKNAMEYIHDALDHIESLLTLFDLGYIDLQDRSNAEILAHNIIKKALYISQESPNQEIKRLQERLQERYLINSSIFQSLPDYWGLGQSFPVMPLDRLDQKAIRPASLWDITCDSDGEIGFDPKKPLYLHDVDLDTEEYFLGFFNVGAYQETLGMNHNLFSHPSECSVQINEEGFTLNNIEDSISVMDILDDMGYNARELLIKLKTNLLQSNFITEEEKNDTLQKLEIYMYQNGYLRTTK; translated from the coding sequence ATGTTTTTTGAGGGAGAAAACGTGAGAAACTACGGCATCGATATTTGGGGAAATGACAATTTTATAGTCAAAAACGGCGAAGTCTGCATAAATCACGGCTGTAAACCGTCGATTATCGACATTACGCAAAAAGTAAGAGCATCGGGACTCAGAGGACCTTTGATACTGCGTTTTGAACATCTTATCAAAAAACAGATAGATACCCTTTTCAACTCCTTTTCAAATGCGATCGGAGAAAATAACTACAACGGAAAATTCAATGCCGTTTTTCCGTTGAAAGTAAATCAGTTTCCAAATGTCGTAGAAGCCATAACTCAAAGCGGAAAAGACAGAGGATACGGACTGGAAGCGGGTTCTAAAGCCGAACTCTTTTTGGCTATGAGTTATACGCCGCTTGGATACCCTATCACCGTAAACGGCTTCAAAGACACCGAGCTTATCGAACTGGGTTTCATCGCTGCTCACAGCGGACACAACATCACCATAACCATAGAGGGGCTGGGAGAACTTGAAACCATCCTTGACGTTGCGGCCTCATGCAACCTTACGATGCCAAACATAGGCATCCGTCTTCGTCTGCACTCTTCGGGAAGCGGAACATGGGCAAAAAGCGGCGGAATGGATGCAAAATTCGGTCTGACATCTACGGAGATACTTGAAGCGATGCAGCTTCTGCGCGATTTTGACAAGATGGCACATTTTAAGATGCTGCATTTTCATATCGGTTCGCAGATGTCTGATATCTCTCCTTTAAAAAGAGCGCTCAGAGAAGCCGGAAACATCTACGCCGAACTTAAAAAAATGGGAGCGGATGAGCTTGACAGCATCAATATCGGGGGAGGTCTTGCCGTAGAGTATTCTCAGCACAAGAGTGAATCTGCAAAAAACTACTCGATCGAAGAGTTTGCAAACGACGTTGTGTTCCTGCTTCGCGAAGTAAGCAACTCCAAATCCGTCGAACATCCCAATATATACACAGAATCGGGCCGTTTCATAGTAGCTTCTCATGCCGTGCTGGTCACTCCAGTCCTTGAACTTTTTACACAAGACTACCAGATGAAACATGTCAAGATTAAAGAGAAAAATCCTCCGCTGATCGAAGAACTGAGAGAACTGTACGATCTTTTAAATCCGAAAAATGCTATGGAATATATCCATGATGCGCTTGATCATATCGAATCTCTTTTGACTCTTTTTGATCTCGGATATATAGACCTGCAAGACAGGTCCAATGCAGAGATATTGGCACACAATATCATCAAAAAAGCGCTTTATATCTCTCAAGAAAGCCCTAATCAAGAGATAAAAAGATTGCAAGAAAGACTGCAGGAGAGATATCTTATCAACAGTTCGATATTTCAAAGTCTTCCCGACTATTGGGGACTGGGACAGAGCTTTCCCGTGATGCCGCTGGACAGACTCGATCAAAAAGCGATACGTCCGGCCTCGCTTTGGGATATCACCTGCGACAGCGACGGAGAGATAGGTTTCGATCCGAAAAAGCCGCTTTATCTGCATGATGTGGATCTTGACACCGAAGAATACTTTTTGGGATTCTTCAATGTCGGGGCTTATCAGGAAACACTCGGTATGAACCACAATCTTTTTTCTCATCCCAGCGAATGCAGCGTACAGATAAACGAGGAGGGCTTTACGCTCAATAATATCGAAGATTCGATCAGCGTTATGGATATATTAGACGATATGGGATACAATGCCCGTGAATTATTAATAAAACTTAAAACCAATCTGTTACAAAGTAACTTTATTACAGAAGAAGAAAAAAATGATACACTTCAAAAATTAGAGATATATATGTATCAAAACGGTTATCTAAGAACAACAAAGTAG
- the cysE gene encoding serine O-acetyltransferase → MGLFSEIREDFVNAYKNDPALTSYVNFLFSYPGVWAIAWYRLANRLHKKGFKKIARMLMGINQILTNIDIHPAATIGKHVFIDHGFGVVIGETTIIEDNVLIYQGVTLGGVSLEPGKRHPTIKNNVVIGAGAKVLGNITVGEHSKIGANSVVVRNVPACSTAIGIPAHTIEKGRCKDPFMHNMLPDINKEMFEYLLKRVAILEHIIMEDDKNLLEKDIELEKIYEAFIKSMKN, encoded by the coding sequence TTGGGACTATTTAGTGAAATAAGAGAAGATTTTGTAAATGCTTATAAGAACGATCCTGCACTGACGTCATATGTGAATTTTTTATTTAGTTATCCCGGAGTTTGGGCGATTGCCTGGTATCGGCTGGCGAACAGACTTCATAAAAAAGGATTTAAGAAAATAGCCCGTATGCTGATGGGTATCAACCAGATCCTCACCAATATAGACATCCATCCTGCCGCAACCATCGGAAAACATGTCTTTATAGATCATGGATTCGGTGTCGTCATCGGCGAAACGACGATCATCGAAGACAACGTACTCATCTATCAGGGCGTCACGCTAGGCGGAGTCAGCCTGGAACCCGGCAAGCGCCACCCTACGATAAAAAACAATGTCGTTATTGGTGCAGGGGCAAAAGTACTGGGAAACATCACCGTAGGCGAGCATTCAAAGATAGGAGCAAACTCCGTTGTGGTACGAAACGTGCCTGCCTGCTCTACTGCCATAGGTATTCCTGCCCACACCATAGAAAAGGGACGCTGTAAAGATCCTTTTATGCACAATATGCTCCCCGATATCAACAAAGAGATGTTTGAGTATCTGCTTAAACGTGTTGCAATACTCGAGCATATCATTATGGAAGACGACAAAAACCTTCTGGAAAAAGATATAGAACTGGAAAAGATATACGAAGCATTTATCAAGTCTATGAAAAATTGA
- a CDS encoding pyridoxal phosphate-dependent aminotransferase has translation MLTKRINALSESITIAVSNLAQELKAQGKDILSFSAGEPDFDTPQVIKNTAIKAINDGFTKYTAVDGIPALKQAIIDKLQRENSLTYKPSQVIVNNGAKHSLFNLFSAIVEEGDEVIIPAPYWVTYPELVKYCGGTPIEIMTDDTSGFKMTPQQLKDAITPKTKMIVITSPSNPTGSVYTREELSALGKILEGTDIIVASDEMYEKLIYDGEFTSSAAVSEDMFKRTITINGLSKSVAMTGWRFGYMAAYREDIVKATKTLQSQSTSNINSITQKAAITGLDGSADKDIEMMRIEFKKRRDEAVKLFNAIEGLSVLSPAGAFYLFVNIKEVSNNSLQFSKDLLEKTGVAVVPGVGFGSEGYFRFSFATDIESIREGIKRIEEFVKTLR, from the coding sequence ATGCTTACTAAACGTATAAATGCCCTATCTGAGTCTATCACTATCGCCGTATCCAACCTTGCACAGGAGCTAAAAGCGCAGGGAAAAGATATTTTGAGTTTTTCTGCCGGCGAACCGGACTTCGATACTCCGCAGGTCATAAAAAACACAGCTATAAAAGCTATAAACGACGGTTTTACCAAATATACCGCAGTCGACGGTATACCTGCCCTCAAACAAGCGATCATAGACAAGCTTCAAAGAGAAAATTCTCTGACATACAAACCCTCTCAAGTGATTGTAAACAACGGTGCAAAACACTCTCTTTTTAACCTTTTCTCCGCAATCGTAGAAGAGGGAGACGAAGTGATCATTCCTGCTCCGTACTGGGTTACGTATCCCGAACTTGTAAAGTACTGCGGGGGAACTCCTATCGAGATCATGACAGACGATACTTCGGGCTTTAAGATGACTCCCCAGCAGCTTAAAGATGCTATCACGCCAAAAACAAAAATGATCGTCATTACCTCTCCTTCAAACCCGACAGGTTCGGTTTACACAAGAGAGGAACTAAGTGCTCTTGGCAAAATATTAGAAGGAACCGATATCATCGTAGCAAGTGACGAGATGTATGAAAAACTGATCTACGACGGAGAGTTCACTTCATCTGCGGCGGTAAGTGAAGATATGTTCAAACGTACGATAACGATCAACGGTCTGAGTAAATCCGTTGCAATGACGGGATGGCGTTTTGGTTATATGGCCGCATATCGTGAAGATATCGTAAAAGCGACTAAAACACTTCAAAGCCAAAGTACGTCAAATATCAACTCAATCACTCAAAAAGCCGCCATCACCGGTCTTGACGGAAGTGCGGACAAAGATATAGAGATGATGAGAATCGAGTTCAAAAAACGCCGTGACGAAGCAGTAAAACTGTTTAATGCAATCGAGGGACTTTCGGTATTATCACCCGCAGGTGCCTTTTACCTTTTCGTAAATATCAAAGAGGTAAGCAATAATTCCCTGCAGTTTTCAAAAGATCTTTTGGAAAAAACAGGTGTTGCAGTCGTTCCGGGCGTCGGCTTTGGCAGCGAGGGGTATTTCAGATTTAGTTTTGCCACGGATATCGAGAGTATAAGAGAGGGTATCAAACGCATCGAAGAGTTCGTAAAGACTCTCCGATAA